A genomic stretch from Styela clava chromosome 5, kaStyClav1.hap1.2, whole genome shotgun sequence includes:
- the LOC144423010 gene encoding uncharacterized protein LOC144423010, whose protein sequence is MLTHCQALLFRTLKYSTNKKISEFISSSKWESKSLKTELPKSTGVVTLIAYYFGENLNQIFKCFQKETTFSQILKDIPKSPFIACIGNTVATAETFYVIAEREVVCSCGSFFEAVAFQFASFYVFNIEYPKKALLTFDFIQRFFGDINPRGTKSKKSKGKDVHAKVIGLARRVNLSQALYVPLLEIDV, encoded by the exons ATGCTTACACACTGC caggcattattatttagaacattgaaatattcaaccaataagaaaatttctgaatttataagttcttcaaaatGGGAATCAAAGAGTCTGAAAACTGAATTACCAAAATCGACTGGGGTGGTCACGTTGATCGCCTATTATTTCGGAGAAAACCTAAACCAAATATTTAAGTGTTTCCAG AAAGAAACCACTTTTTCCCAGATATTAAAAGATATTCCAAAATCTCCATTTATTGCTTGCATAG GTAACACGGTAGCGACTGCTGAGACTTTTTACGTCATCGCTGAACGAGAAGTGGTGTGTTCCTGTGGATCGTTTTTTGAAGCGGTAGCTTTTCAGTTTGCTTCGTTCTATGTTTTCAACATAGAATATCCAAAGAAGGCCTTGCTgacgtttgattttattcagag GTTCTTCGGTGACATAAACCCCAGAGGCACTAAGTCGAAAAAAAGTAAAGGCAAAGACGTTCATGCAAAAGTAATCGGCCTTGCAAGAAGAGTGAATCTATCACAGGCGTTATATGTGCCGTTGTTAGAAATTGATGTTTAA